In the Buchnera aphidicola (Aphis aurantii) genome, one interval contains:
- the leuD gene encoding 3-isopropylmalate dehydratase small subunit codes for MFNSTEYQGTVLPLNISNIDTDTIIPKQFLQKVNKTGFGTYLFHDWRYLDKNQSNINFDFVLNKKVYKNSSILLAQDNFGCGSSREHAVWALLDYGFKVIIAPSFSDIFYSNSFNNKLLLIVLKKTEINYLFDLISKEISITLNINLLNNEVKIGDKKFLFDLNSFQRSYLLNDLDAIDLTMKFNDKIKSYEDKMFPFLFERKEFSA; via the coding sequence ATGTTTAATTCTACAGAATATCAAGGTACTGTTTTACCTTTAAATATATCTAATATAGATACAGATACAATTATACCTAAACAATTTTTACAGAAAGTAAATAAAACTGGTTTTGGTACGTATTTGTTTCATGATTGGAGATATTTAGATAAAAATCAATCTAATATTAATTTTGATTTTGTTTTAAACAAAAAAGTTTATAAAAATTCTAGTATTTTATTGGCTCAAGATAATTTTGGATGCGGTTCATCACGAGAGCATGCTGTTTGGGCTTTATTAGATTATGGTTTTAAGGTAATAATTGCTCCTAGTTTTTCTGATATCTTTTATAGTAATAGTTTTAATAATAAGCTTTTATTAATTGTTTTAAAAAAAACAGAGATTAATTATTTGTTTGATTTAATTAGTAAAGAAATAAGTATTACATTAAATATTAATTTATTAAATAATGAGGTGAAAATTGGAGATAAAAAATTTTTGTTTGATTTAAATAGTTTTCAACGATCTTATTTATTAAATGATTTGGATGCTATAGATTTAACTATGAAGTTCAATGATAAAATTAAATCTTATGAAGATAAAATGTTTCCTTTTTTGTTTGAAAGAAAAGAATTTAGTGCTTAA
- a CDS encoding TIGR00645 family protein, whose translation MEKFIEKSIYASRWLMFPVYVGLSFGFILLTLKFFQQIVFILPDILAMSESGLVLIVLSLIDIALVGGLLVMVMFSGYENFISKMDIEDNQKRLGWMGTMDVNSIKNKVASSIVAISSVHLLRLFMEAERILDDKIILCVIIHLTFVLSAFGMAYIDKMSKKIKHK comes from the coding sequence ATGGAAAAATTTATTGAAAAATCAATATATGCTTCACGTTGGTTAATGTTTCCGGTATATGTTGGTTTATCGTTTGGGTTTATTTTATTAACATTAAAGTTTTTTCAACAAATAGTTTTTATTTTACCCGATATTTTAGCAATGTCAGAATCAGGTTTAGTATTAATAGTTTTATCTTTAATTGATATTGCATTAGTAGGAGGTCTCTTGGTAATGGTAATGTTTTCAGGATATGAGAATTTTATTTCAAAAATGGATATAGAAGATAATCAAAAAAGATTAGGTTGGATGGGTACTATGGATGTAAATTCAATCAAAAATAAAGTTGCATCATCAATAGTTGCGATATCTTCTGTACATTTATTACGTCTTTTTATGGAAGCTGAAAGAATTTTAGATGATAAAATTATATTATGTGTAATAATTCATTTAACATTTGTATTATCCGCTTTTGGAATGGCATATATTGATAAAATGAGCAAAAAAATAAAACATAAATGA
- the repA gene encoding plasmid replication initiator RepA, with translation MSFRKNYINNQNPVFTPPIKDKRRPTFIYFAMKKASEIDVARCELNYIIQPKNIKTGLPIKRTRRLNEHRACAMRAMVLAMLYHFNISSELVQASVEQLSDECGLSTISKIGNKSITRASRLITQFMEPMGFVTCKKIWDKVLGNYMPKMITLTPLFFMLFDISEKQLENAKKQQLGWINKNLISKGLKPITISEAKTKAKDNQMRNLLKYRISKHAFYKKKRNAQRLIALDEKEARQKILHALVGKYSISELTKMGPSGLKKQVNISYYYLRKIATNTYPDN, from the coding sequence ATGTCATTTAGAAAAAACTACATAAATAATCAAAATCCAGTTTTCACCCCTCCTATTAAAGATAAACGTCGACCAACATTTATTTATTTCGCAATGAAAAAAGCGTCAGAAATAGATGTTGCAAGATGTGAGTTAAATTATATTATTCAACCTAAAAATATTAAAACTGGACTACCTATTAAAAGAACTAGAAGATTAAATGAACACCGAGCGTGCGCCATGAGAGCAATGGTACTTGCTATGTTATACCATTTTAATATTTCATCAGAACTAGTACAAGCATCAGTAGAACAACTTTCAGATGAATGTGGTTTATCTACAATATCAAAAATTGGTAATAAATCAATTACTCGCGCATCTAGATTAATAACACAATTTATGGAACCCATGGGTTTTGTGACTTGCAAAAAAATATGGGATAAAGTATTAGGTAATTACATGCCTAAAATGATCACACTTACTCCATTATTTTTTATGCTTTTTGATATTTCAGAAAAACAATTAGAAAATGCAAAAAAACAACAATTAGGTTGGATTAATAAAAATTTAATCTCTAAGGGATTAAAGCCTATAACAATATCTGAAGCAAAAACTAAAGCAAAAGATAATCAAATGAGAAATCTTTTAAAATATAGAATATCTAAACATGCTTTTTACAAAAAGAAAAGAAATGCTCAACGTTTAATAGCTTTAGATGAAAAAGAAGCAAGACAAAAAATACTTCACGCTTTAGTTGGAAAATATTCTATAAGCGAATTAACCAAAATGGGACCAAGTGGTTTAAAAAAACAAGTTAATATTAGTTATTATTATTTAAGAAAAATAGCAACAAACACATATCCTGACAATTAA